Within Nitrospira sp. MA-1, the genomic segment TTTCTCTCCTCATTCCTAATTCAATATGAGAGTTGGCCAAGGTTATGACATTCATCCCTTGCAAGAGGGCCGTCCACTGATTCTAGGTGGCGTGGCTATCCCACATACACAAGGGTTGGATGGCCATTCCGATGCTGATGCTCTGACCCATGCCGTCTGCGACGCCATTCTGGGAGCTATGGGAGAAGGAGATCTTGGAACACGCTATCCAAGCAGTAATCCGGAATACAAAAATCTCTCCAGCTTGGTGATGCTACGGAGTGTCGCTCAAACCCTTCGTGAAAAAGGATTTTATTTGGTGAATCTGGATACGGTTATTCTGGCCCAGGCTCCGAAATTGGCCCCGTATATGGTTTCGATGCAAGAGAGTCTTGCAGGCGTGCTGCAGGTTTCTCCTTCTCAGGTAAATGTTAAAGTTAAAAGTGGAGAGGGAATTGGAATGATTGGACGGGCAGAAGGTATTGCCACGTTGGCAATTTGTCTCATTGAAAGTATCTCGCCGTTATGAAATGATACCACCTTCTACTTCTTGGGATATATCCATATGGTGGGCCTATGCGGTTGGTTAAACGAATTACTGAAGATCTTCACGCTGTTTTTGAGCGCGATCCGGCGGCAACCAGTCGTTGGGAGGTGTTGCTGGCCTACTCGGGTTTTCATGCGTTATTGGCCTACCGGGTAGCGCATTGGTTATGGAAGAAAAATGTTCCGATTGTCCCTCGGTTGATTTCGCAACTGGCCCGGTGGCTAACCGGTATAGAAATTCATCCAGGAGCGCAGATTGGACGCGGATTTTTTATTGACCATGGAATGGGGGTGGTGATTGGCGAGACTGCCGTCATTGGTGAGTCTGTCACCCTCTTTCAAGGCGTCACACTCGGAGGAACCGGCAAGGAACGGGGTAAACGCCATCCTACATTGGGTAATCATGTCGTTGTCGGAGCCGGAGCAAAAGTGCTAGGGAATATTACGATTGGGGATTTTGTAAAAATTGGAGCCAATTCAGTTGTTCTTCGGTCAGTTCCTTCGAATTCAACAGTCATTGGGATACCTGGCCGTATTATCAAAACCATTGGAGACCGGGTGCCAGAAGCGACCATGGATCATGCTAATATTTCAGATCCGATTGCTGAACGGTTTGATGCGATGGAACAAGAACTCATTGCTCTAAGAAAACAGGTGGAACAATCTGAAAAATGACCGTAACGGATGTGGGAGAATTGTTATTATTGTCTTAGGCCGTGAGGTCTTCTACACTACAGGCGAGGGTCTGAACAAAGAGAAGGTACTATGTTGAAAGGGAGGGAATTTTTGTGAAGGAACCCAACGTAATCACGCCACGAGTCAAGGAAATCTTACGAAATTATGAGGGGAATGTCCCTGGAGTGCTTGCAAATATTGCCCGTTTATTGATGACGGGACGATTGGCCGGGACTGGTCGCTTAGTTATTCTGCCGGTGGATCAAGGCTTTGAGCATGGTCCAGCCAGAAGTTTTGCGGTCAATCCTGCAGGGTATGATCCTCACTACCATTTCCAGCTTGGCATTGATGCCGGATGTAATGCCTACGCGGCTCCTCTCGGATTTCTAGAGGCCGGAGCTGCAGAATATGCCGGTCAAATTCCCCTTATACTGAAATTGAACAATAATGATTCGCTGTTTGAGAGCAAAGATCCTAATTCCGCAATTACGGGCAGCGTCCATGATGCCCTGCGGTTAGGATGCTGTGCGGTGGGATATACGATTTATCCAGGGTCTGCCCATAGCCAAGAGATGTATAACCATTTGCGGGAAATTGCTCAAGAGGCCAAATCCCATGGATTGGCGGTAGTTGTATGGTCATATCCTCGAGGTTCTGGACTGAGCAAAGAAGGGGAGACGGGAATTGATATTGTTGCCTATGCCGCGCAAATTGCCGCCCAACTAGGGGCCCATATCGTCAAAGTGAAGGTGCCATCGAATCATATAGAGCAAGCGGCTGCTAAAAAAGTATACGAATCCGAAAAAATTCCCATTGGCACGCCAGCTGAACGTATCCGCCATGTGGTGCAGAGTACATTTCAGGGAAGGCGTATTGTCATTTTTTCGGGCGGGGCCAAAGGGGAAGATCAGAAAATTTTTGATGAAGCAAGAGGAATACGGGATGGTGGAGGATTCGGGTCCATTATTGGGAGAAACTCCTTTCAACGGCCGAGACCTCAGGCTCTTGAATTTCTCTCAACCGTCATGAAGATCTATGGTGAAGAACTCATTTAGAGAGTCCCCCCCTCGCCAGGATTTAGAATGTATGAACTAGGGGTACAATCCTCGACATTGGTGGGCTTGAGCGACTTCCTGAATTCCTGCGATTAATGCGGCGGTTCTCATTGTCAGTTTTTTCTCCTCAGCATGTTTGAGGATACGGTGAAACGCTACGGTAATGATGTTTTTGAGCCGGCTGTGAATATCTGATTCCTGCCACGAAAAACGTTGGGCGTCCTGGACCCATTCAAAATACGAGACGATCACTCCGCCTGCATTGGCGAGAATATCCGGAACCACAAAAATTCCTCGTTCCCTCAAAATGGCATCGGCCTCCAGAGTTGTTGGGCCGTTGGCTGCCTCGATAAGGTACTGGCATTGAATGCCAGAAGCGTTGTTAACCGTGATTTGTTCGGACACGGCAGCTGGAATGAGCACATGGCACGGTAACATGAGTAACTCTTCGTTACTAATCGGTTCACCAAATTGCGTGAGAGAAGGGATCGACGCTTTCTCGGTGGCCAGATGAGAAAGAATTCCTGGGATATCCAGACCTTTTTTGTTGTACAACCCGCCCAACTGATCGCTGATTGCCAATATTTTTACGCCTTCCTGATGTAGAATTCGTGCAGTATGGGATCCGACGTTTCCAAACCCCTGAATGACCACAGTTGTGTCTGAAGTAGACAGACCAAAATTACGTAGGACTTCCAACGTGACATCCACCACTCCACGCCCTGTCGCCTCCTCCCGGCCAAGGGTGCCTCCAATTGAGATTGGTTTCCCGGTGACCATTCCCCTGACGGTATATCCTACCTGCTGACTGTAGGTATCCATCACCCACCCCATGACTTGCTGATTGGTCCCAATGTCGGGGGCGGGTATATCTTTGTCCGGGCCCAATAACGGAAAGATTTCTGCGATGTAACGGCGGGTCACACCTTCCAATTCTGCGGCTGAAAGCATTGAAGGATTGACCGCCACCCCGCCTTTTGCTCCACCAAATGGCAACCCGGCTAGCGCTGTTTTCCAGGTCATCCACATTGCCAAGGCTGCGACTTCGCCAAGGCTGACGTCTGGATGGTAACGAATGCCGCCTTTGGTGGGGCCGCGGGCTACATCATGATGCACTCGATAGCCACGAAAGACTTGAACCTGTCCGTTATCCATCCGGACAGGGATACTGACACAGAGAGACCGCTGAGGGGCTTTGAGTCG encodes:
- the cysE gene encoding serine O-acetyltransferase, yielding MRLVKRITEDLHAVFERDPAATSRWEVLLAYSGFHALLAYRVAHWLWKKNVPIVPRLISQLARWLTGIEIHPGAQIGRGFFIDHGMGVVIGETAVIGESVTLFQGVTLGGTGKERGKRHPTLGNHVVVGAGAKVLGNITIGDFVKIGANSVVLRSVPSNSTVIGIPGRIIKTIGDRVPEATMDHANISDPIAERFDAMEQELIALRKQVEQSEK
- a CDS encoding class I fructose-bisphosphate aldolase, which produces MTPRVKEILRNYEGNVPGVLANIARLLMTGRLAGTGRLVILPVDQGFEHGPARSFAVNPAGYDPHYHFQLGIDAGCNAYAAPLGFLEAGAAEYAGQIPLILKLNNNDSLFESKDPNSAITGSVHDALRLGCCAVGYTIYPGSAHSQEMYNHLREIAQEAKSHGLAVVVWSYPRGSGLSKEGETGIDIVAYAAQIAAQLGAHIVKVKVPSNHIEQAAAKKVYESEKIPIGTPAERIRHVVQSTFQGRRIVIFSGGAKGEDQKIFDEARGIRDGGGFGSIIGRNSFQRPRPQALEFLSTVMKIYGEELI
- a CDS encoding Glu/Leu/Phe/Val dehydrogenase, coding for MTNDLAPEFNHPTFRLAVAQFDEAAHHMNLDSGLLERLKAPQRSLCVSIPVRMDNGQVQVFRGYRVHHDVARGPTKGGIRYHPDVSLGEVAALAMWMTWKTALAGLPFGGAKGGVAVNPSMLSAAELEGVTRRYIAEIFPLLGPDKDIPAPDIGTNQQVMGWVMDTYSQQVGYTVRGMVTGKPISIGGTLGREEATGRGVVDVTLEVLRNFGLSTSDTTVVIQGFGNVGSHTARILHQEGVKILAISDQLGGLYNKKGLDIPGILSHLATEKASIPSLTQFGEPISNEELLMLPCHVLIPAAVSEQITVNNASGIQCQYLIEAANGPTTLEADAILRERGIFVVPDILANAGGVIVSYFEWVQDAQRFSWQESDIHSRLKNIITVAFHRILKHAEEKKLTMRTAALIAGIQEVAQAHQCRGLYP
- the ispF gene encoding 2-C-methyl-D-erythritol 2,4-cyclodiphosphate synthase yields the protein MRVGQGYDIHPLQEGRPLILGGVAIPHTQGLDGHSDADALTHAVCDAILGAMGEGDLGTRYPSSNPEYKNLSSLVMLRSVAQTLREKGFYLVNLDTVILAQAPKLAPYMVSMQESLAGVLQVSPSQVNVKVKSGEGIGMIGRAEGIATLAICLIESISPL